AATTATAGTGGGAATAAACACCATGCATCCATTTTTATTGTGTGTCACAAATAAGTAAAATTGGGGAAAatgtgtaactttttttttgcatcagtcattttttgcaaagGAAAGAGTATTTTATAGCAAACAATACAATTgagaaaattagatcatcgcaaAGATAACCCAATAtaataaatcatgtatttttgataatttcagaGTTGTAGCTATCCTATTGACTTTCTTGGAATCTGTGTTTGCCATCAACATGTGTGTCCTAGTCTGTGTGGGGTAAGGTttgacctaaagtttgataattatttgtCATATACCGGCAGTATATATGTGTAGGTAGAAAAGTCGACCCGTGAATGGGTCTGGTCTGTGTTTGTTATAAACAACGAGACTGATGCTTCAGTGGTTATGACCTACTGTAGATAAACCCTGTCTTTATGTTTCCCCCCATTTTATCGTCACTGACCTACACTCAGTTTCTCCATGGTAGGAACGACGACTCGACCTCCCTGTGTCAGAGGCTGTGGGATGCGGTGCTGTGGATAGACAACTGGAAGAAGGGCATCCTGTACTTCTGCTTTTCTATACCTTGTTTTATTCAGCCTCACACTGTTTGGATGGGCATCATATCAGGTACGTACTCAGTGAAGTCTTGTCAGGTAGATAAATGTAGATTCAGTGATACCCCAATTATCCCACAGACAGACCCTTTCAGAAATGGGAATGACTCGCTGTAAAGAGTGAATCATCGTGGTGGGAGGGGGGCATCTTCATTGGATGTAATCGAGTGTACATGAAAATCGGAATTATCTTACATATCTGTACAAATTGTCAGGTACATAGCtaacattgttacatgtatcaggACAGATCAATATTTTGACAGAATTCCCTTAGTCAgttcatattatataaaagaatgcgctttataattttgttttttgttcctGCATTTTATGTCAATTTCAGCATTTCTTTAAGTTGATGTGTTACTATTCCGTTTTTGGTCTGAGAGCTTAAACTTTTTTTGCcaatgaaggaaaaaaaacccattaatatattttcattgccaattaattttacaaaactcatttttaaatgtattttcattgcCAGTTGATTAAAAAAGTCCATTAATGTTCTTCATTCAGTTAGATGTACATTGCATTTGTAAttaatgatatttacatttattgttgTTCATTTCAGGAGTTATGCTTATATTCAGTAGTTTATTTTATGGACTGAAGTCATGTTACAATGAAGAACAGTCATTAGAAAAAGTATCCCACAATGCAACATATGACAGGTGAGTGTCCTTTACTTACTGTTCTAATCAGGAAATACACTGTACTATCTACTGTTACTATAGATACTGTGGCAGGGAGTGGCCcgctcattgaaatcaacagTAATAGtaactttgataatttttcaccaggtgtttttaaaatttatatagaaTATATGGTAATTTCTTAATGGTCAGCAGACATTTTGATTTGTCTCTTTGATCTGTGTTTTAAGCTGATTCCCAAATGACTCTTAATGCATGCTAATGCAGTTAGTAGAAGAGATGAAAACTCTGCCAGAGGATAAATTACCATAGGTTAATGCAGAGATTTACTGTTCGTTTCTGTTTATCAATATTAATCTCATTATTTGTCTTTGTCATAATACACAGCATTATATAAGCAATCAAATACTGTCTGTACCTATAACTTATGATTATGCAAATGATAGTGTAACAGGTTAAGAAATCACCAATCAAAGAAACTCGTCTGTTTATAAGACATGTATATCATCATTGACAGTAACTTTTCATAAATAACTCAAATGTAAGCCCagttcaataaaaacaaaacaaatgaacaCCTGAATATTTTCTCTACATTTGCATACCTAATGA
This portion of the Magallana gigas chromosome 7, xbMagGiga1.1, whole genome shotgun sequence genome encodes:
- the LOC105348952 gene encoding uncharacterized protein → MGCDRRCTFMLWNIYIGFCRFFGLITALGLWGIGVEAAYYGHYLGFYMIVVAILLTFLESVFAINMCVLVCVGNDDSTSLCQRLWDAVLWIDNWKKGILYFCFSIPCFIQPHTVWMGIISGVMLIFSSLFYGLKSCYNEEQSLEKVSHNATYDRFDDIQDDIEDSILNPTEGGPGVLSLADQQEILEV